One window from the genome of Pogoniulus pusillus isolate bPogPus1 chromosome 7, bPogPus1.pri, whole genome shotgun sequence encodes:
- the KLHL31 gene encoding kelch-like protein 31, with translation MAPKKKNVKKNKADINEMTLIVEDGPLSKLNGLNGLLDGGNGFSCISSEVSDPLYSPNLLEGLSRMRQENFLCDLTISTKTKSFSVHKVVMASSSDYFHNILKKDPATQRVDLNDVSPLGLATVITYAYTGKLTLSLYTIGSIISTAIYLQIHTLVKMCCDFLIQEISVENCMYIANIAETYGLKTTKEAAHKFIRDNFIEFSETDQFLKLTFDQINELLADDDLQLPSEIVAFQIAIKWLEFDQKRVKFAADLLGNIRFGTISAQDLVNYVQTVPRMMQDADCHKLLVDAMNYHLLPYHQNTLQSRRTRIRGGFRVLVTVGGRPALAEKSLSRDILYRDPENGWKKLSEMPAKSFNQCVTVMDGFLYVAGGEDQNDARNQAKHAVSNFCRYDPRFNTWIHLANMNQRRTHFSLNVFNGLLFAVGGRNSEGCLSSIECYVPATNQWQMKAPLEVPRCCHASAVVDGCILVTGGYINNAYSRSVCMYDPSKDSWQDKSSLSTPRGWHCAVSLLERVYVMGGSQLGGRAERVDVLPVECYSPYTGQWSYVAPLQTGVSTAGASILNGKVYLVGGWNEIEKKYKKCIQCYNPDLNEWTEEDELPEATVGVSCCTISMPNTKTRESRASSVSSVPVSI, from the exons ATGGCCCCTAAGAAGAAGAATGTGAAAAAGAACAAAGCAGATATCAATGAAATGACTCTCATTGTGGAAGATGGCCCTCTCAGTAAACTAAATGGATTGAATGGACTCTTAGAtggaggaaatggtttcagttgCATCTCATCTGAGGTTTCTGACCCATTATATAGCCCAAATCTCTTGGAAGGTCTAAGCAGAATGAGACAAGAGAATTTTCTTTGCGACTTGACTATCAGCACCAAAACTAAGTCCTTCAGCGTTCATAAGGTGGTGATGGCTTCAAGCAGTGACTACTTCCACAACATCTTAAAGAAAGATCCAGCCACTCAAAGAGTAGACCTCAATGATGTATCCCCATTGGGACTAGCTACTGTTATCACCTATGCTTATACTGGAAAACTTACTCTTTCACTTTACACAATAGGTAGTATTATTTCCACAGCAATTTATCTACAGATTCACACTCTTGTGAAGATGTGCTGTGATTTTCTAATCCAAGAAATCAGTGTAGAGAATTGTATGTACATTGCCAACATTGCAGAAACATATGGACTGAAAACAACCAAAGAGGCGGCGCACAAATTTATTAGGGACAACTTCATTGAGTTTTCAGAAACAGATCAGTTCCTGAAACTCACATTTGATCAAATTAATGAACTTCTTGCAGATGATGACTTGCAGCTGCCTTCTGAAATTGTTGCATTCCAGATTGCAATAAAATGGCTGGAATTTGACCAAAAAAGAGTAAAGTTTGCTGCCGATCTTTTAGGTAACATCCGTTTTGGTACCATCTCAgcccaagaccttgtcaattaTGTCCAAACTGTGCCAAGAATGATGCAAGATGCAGACTGCCATAAGCTCCTGGTGGATGCCATGAACTATCATTTGCTTCCCTACCACCAGAACACACTTCAGTCCAGAAGAACCAGGATTCGTGGAGGCTTCAGAGTCTTAGTTACTGTTGGTGGacgtcctgctctagcagaaaaGTCTCTTAGCAGAGACATCTTATACAGAGATCCTGAAAATGGATGGAAGAAGCTGAGTGAAATGCCTGCTAAAAGTTTTAATCAGTGTGTCACAGTGATGGATGGATTTCTCTATGTGGCTGGTGGGGAAGACCAGAATGATGCCAGGAACCAAGCCAAGCATGCAGTCAGCAATTTCTGCAG ATATGATCCTCGTTTCAACACCTGGATTCACCTGGCAAACATGAATCAGCGGCGCACCCACTTTAGCCTGAATGTGTTCAATGGCCTCCTTTTTGCAGTGGGTGGTCGCAATTCTGAGGGGTGCCTCTCCTCAATTGAATGCTATGTGCCTGCAACTAATCAGTGGCAGATGAAGGCACCCTTGGAGGTGCCCAGGTGTTGCCATGCCAGTGCCGTGGTGGATGGTTGTATCCTGGTCACAGGAGGTTACATTAATAACGCTTATTCTCGCTCAGTGTGCATGTATGACCCCAGCAAAGATAGCTGGCAGGATAAGTCCAGCCTCAGCACTCCAAGAGGGTGGCATTGTGCAGTGTCCCTTCTGGAGAGGGTCTATGTCATGGGGGGGTCTCAGCTCGGTGGGCGAGCTGAAAGGGTCGACGTTCTCCCCGTGGAGTGTTACAGCCCTTACACGGGGCAATGGAGTTACGTGGCACCGCTTCAGACTGGCGTTAGTACAGCTGGTGCCTCCATCCTTAATGGCAAAGTTTACTTAGTGGGTGGCTGGAATGAAATAGAGAAAAAATACAAGAAGTGCATTCAGTGCTATAACCCAGATCTCAACGAGTGGACAGAGGAAGATGAGCTGCCTGAGGCTACTGTGGGCGTATCCTGTTGTACAATATCCATGCCCAACACCAAGACAAGAGAGTCCAGGgccagctcagtctcttctgtCCCAGTCAGTATTTAA